Below is a window of Nitrospira sp. DNA.
TCAAGCAGGAGATCGATCCGCCCCTGCAAGATTTGGCCGTTGAAAAGAACAGACTCGATCGTGATCTCCGCATGACGGCGACAATCAGGCCACCGAGCAGCAACCCAGGTTTCTATCGCCTTGATCTGACGGCCGAGTTCGGTCGGATCGATCGCACTGGCCAAGCCAAAACCGTCGAGGATACGTGTGACCCGAGTCTCATCGAGCGTTGTTTGGGGATCGGTGAATGCTGTCGCCATGCAGGCATGCACGGCGTTGCCCAATGCTGTCATGTCGATCTCCGCCTTCAGCTTGATTCGCTCTCCCAGTGATAGGGTTTCCATAACCTTGCAGGGTTGGCTCACGGAAGCCGACGCGAGGAAGACTGCCGGCAAGCGTTCCGTGCGCGAATCGGGAACGGGAAACCACCGAAGGGCTGTATCGGGTTCCATCGTGGCTGCCATTGCGCTGGGAGCCTGAAGACTCCGGAATTGAAATGGAATCTTGGAGTCATCCGGCAGCACGATCGAATCAGTCGCAGCGTCTGGCGCCAGCCATGGGGCATTCAGGGAACCCAGCCATTCACACGAGCCTCTTTTCGCGGGCAATCCAAAGACGAGACAGTCACGCGCTCGCGTCATGCTCACGTAGAGGAGACGCTTGGCCTCATCAATCGCTTCTGCACGCAAGCGCACCCCCTCGGGTGATTGGGCAATCCTATCGGCAATGTCGACTTTCTGCTGGGCACCAAAGGGCCAAGGCCAATAGCGGATCCACCGGTCCTTGAGCGGGGCGGCAACGTCGAGATCTACATCGGACCTGGCGCTGACGGACCAGAGCCGGTCCTGGATGTCCTTCTCTAAATCGAGGAGAATGACGATCGGCCATTCCAGCCCTTTGGCCGCGTGATGCGTCATGACTTTCACTGCATCAACAGGCGGCTCGGCAAGGATGTCGAGCTTCCCTCGCGCTTGTTCACCGAACCAGAGGATCAGGCCGGACAAGGCCGCCGGTTCACGTCGCGCCAGACAGGTCTCTTCATAGGATCGCGCCAGATTGCGCAACGCATCCAGGTTGGCCAGACGCACTCTCGCCACGAGTTCGTCCCGCCGCCAGCGGAGGACCCTGCCTGCGAGATCGCATTGCGTGATGATCAGTTCCATCGCTGCATACGGAGACAGCAAGGATGCCTGCGCACGCAACTCTGCAATTCTCGTCAGCAGCGGATGACCGCCCTTGCCCTCATCCCGCCAACGTGCCTTGTCCCCATCCTTTTCCAGATACTGCAACCGATCGGACAACCAGGCCTCCGGTTCCTCACAGTCTGCCAGCGATAGGATCTCGGCGCTTGCAAGGGTATCCCTCGGATCGTTCAGCCGTCTGAGACAGGCAAGCGCCAACACCGCCTCTGGGGTGGAGAGTAGTCCGGATTGTTGCGTCGCCCATGGCACGGAGGCGGCGCGAAGGGCTTCCGCCACCGTCTGCACTCGATCATTGGTCTTGCAGAGTACGGCAAAATCACCAAAATGAGCCGCGCGGGGACTGCCCGTTTTGGGATCGACGATGCAATATCCCGAGCCAACCAATGCCTTTATGCCTTCGGCGAGGGCTGCAGCTCTTTCCTCTGCGTTCTTGCCGTTCAGAGTCCAGCCGGCGAAGGGTGGGTCTTGGACTTTCTCATCCCGCACCGGTGTCAGTTCCACCTCATTGCGCGAGAATCCAGGGGAGAAGACCTCACCGAACGCGGCGTTGACCAATCGGACTAAAGAAGGCCGAGAGCGGCGGGATTGCCCGAGAATCTCTTTGGTGCCTCCGAGACTGGACAGTCTTCCAATGACGGCTTTCATGAGTTCGCCGTCACTGCCCCGGAATCCGTAGATCGCCTGTTTCACGTCTCCGACCCAGACCGTTTCTCTGGCAATGCGTGAGAGCCGCACGAAGATTTCGAGTTGAATAGGGCTCGTGTCTTGAAACTCGTCGACCAAAAGGAGTTCCAGCTCTTCCGACAAGACCTCACGGACGGAAGGGTTTTCCAACAAGCCAAGAAACAGATGCTCCTGGTCCACGAAGTCGAGGACACCCAGTTCCCGTTTTCTCTGCGCGTAGGCCTCCAGCGTCTTTGCACCCAACCTAAAGATGGCGGACAAATACTCCACGATATCTTCTCGAAGTTTCGGATGGGCGGCAAATCGGCCGGCGATGTCCGTCACCGGTTGGGCCTGTGTCTTGAGTCCCGACTCTGGTGCGGCCTTGGAGAGTTTGACCCAGTCGGCCCAGGTGGTGTTGCCGTTTTTCACGGCGCGCATCGTCTCGCGCGCCAGCGTCATATACTCGGCTGTATTCTTTTTTCCGGTTGCGCGTTGATCGAGTTCGGGAAGCACGCGCTCAATGGTTCGGACAAGCGCCGCATCAAGGTCTTCCACGCTCGGAGCGGGAAGGTGCGTGAGGAGATCCTTGGCATTGCGGGCGCCGAAGGTTGCACAACGGTCTGGTGCGATATCGTTTGCTCGGGCCTGGTCAATGAGCAACTTGAGTTTCTCATCCCAATCGTCGATGCCCAATCTCCGAGCGGGCGAGTTGATCCTCTGTAACGTCTCGGTGTCGGACACCGCATCAAGCGCTTCCCGCACGAGCGCGCCAGCCTGTGCCTCCTCAAGCACCCGTTGCACCGGAGCTAATCCTGCCTCGAAGGCAAATCGCTCCAGCAGTCCCCCACTCACACTATTGACCGTGCCGATGCGTGCCTGACCCATGGAATTGGCCAGGGTTACTTCACCATTCTCAAGAAGCGCGATCCGGACCCTCTCGCGCAGCTCCGTTGCCGCCTTCCGTGTAAAGGTCGTCGCAATGACGCCGCTGGGCGAGACTTGCTCGGAGCTGAGCTTTTCGTGAAGGATCTGCGTGAGCCGGTAGGTCTTCCCGCTTCCTGCGCCTGCACTGACAAATGTGATCCTGCCAGCCATCGGTCAGTTCTCCCACCCGACAAGCCAGCGGTACTCGTCATATTCTTCAGACAACGCTTCCGGTACGAGGGCGCCGGGAGGTGCTTCCGAATCCGGGGTCGGCTCGATGTCTTCGACGGCAATCTCGATCTTTCCTCCGTCGATTTGGGAACGGCGCCATCTCCAAGTCGCGACGAGTTGATCCCACAGTTGCTGGGTGGTTCCCGTAGAGTTTGATTGCACGGTTTGCGCTTGGGGAAAGAATGTTGCATCGGGCGCGAGGAGGCGCGACGCCTCAAGGATGAAATAGGCAACCTCCGGCCAGGTTCCTGTTTCCTGTCGCAACAGCTCTGCATACAGAGCCAACTGCAGATGCCTATTCTTAGCGAGGCGATCCTTGTGTGTGTTGGCACCTGCCCATTTCATATCGACGATGGCCTGGCCGCCCGCTTGCTTGCGCACGACGAGATCGGCTTGTCCTTCGAGGTTGCCTCCAGCAAACTTTCCGGTCAGACTGCGCTCCGATTCCACCACAACAATACCGGCGGCAGAGAATTGTCGCTGGATCTCTTCAAGCGCGCGGCCCAACGCTGCGCGAAGCCACTCTCGATCCATGCGACGGCCCGGCATCAGCAGGACAGCACCCTCCTCCGCCACGACAGACTCGAATTCCTGCAACAACCAACCTGCCAGCGCATCCCCATGAAGCTCATGCGCATTCCCGACATGAAAAAATCGGTCAACGATCCGATGCGCGAGATTACCGTAGAGCCGATTCTCATCGGTCACGGCAAGAAGGTTCGACGGATTAAGTCGAGCCGCGTACTTCAAGACCCATTGATGGGGCGCATTGAGGAACAGGTTGAGGCTCGAATAGGACTCGCTGGGCCGACGCGCAATTGCGACCTCACGAGGGAGCTGCCACCATCGCCTGCGTTGCGGGAGCGGCACATGGGCCACTTGCTGCAGGTCTTTCCCGGCATGACCATTCACCAGGACTTCGAGCGGCTCCGGCCGGAGATCGCTGATGAGCCCTTGAATTTCAAGCCAAATCGGGTGCACTTCCACACCCGGAGGAGGAAGCACAAGCACCAGCTGCTTCCGAACGCTGAGGATGGGGCGAAGCCAATCATGGCTTTGATGTGCCAGGACCTTATCAAGAGGCGGGAGTTCGACACCGGCTCGCGCGAGCATGTCCAGTTCGCGGCGACTCCAAGGATAGCGGTTAGGCAGCGAGGGTGCTCCCATCTGCCACCAAATCACCTGATCAAAGGGTTCAATCACTGCGGCAGGGTTAGATGCAGAAGGCACACATCCGACCTGAGCATGCATCGCGAAGTTCGGCGCGCCTCGGCCTGTGCAATGAGCCACCAGGGTTTCAATCGCGACCGGCTTGATGGAGGTTTCCCCCTGAGCAGCCAACGCTTCAAGCGAGGCGGCCACCGCCATGGCCTGCCTGTATCCTGTGGCATTCGCCAGACTGAGAACGGAGTCCTGATCGTACATACCAGCTTGGAAGTAGTCGCGAACCCTCCAGATGCGTTCGAGCACCGTCGCAATCGGGGCACCTTGCATAGGGCTATAGCGGGGATGTTCGATCCAGCCTGCCAAAGAATCGCGGATCTCCGCAACACGATCCGGATACTGTCTTTCGAGGTGATCGATAGTTTCCCGCCAGCGAGGTCCGCCGATTCCTGGGGTTTCTGCAATAACCTCAGCCAATCGTCTGCGGACATATCCAGGCACAGGTCCAATGGGGTGAGAGAGAAATTCCAGAAGGGCGTAGACATCAAGCGGTTCCCAGATGATGGCGAGGGCGAGAGGCAACACTTGCAGCGCAGGGACTAACGGGCTCGAATCCTGACATCCCTGCCTGGGGACGTCGGCTGCATTAAACGTAGCATCAAGTAACGAACCGTCATGCTCAGCGACAATTGCGACCTCCTGCTGATGTGCAGTAAGCAATTGTGCCACCCATCGTGCCGCAAGCAGACTGGTCTCTGCACACACCACACGCAGACTCCCATCGTCCGACCAGGCAACCTTCCCATTTGGTTTCTTGCCCTCATGGGCCACCTTGAGGACACGCTGAAGCTTCCCCAGAACGGTGTGTTCGGACGCTTGAGGTTCATAGGCTCGTGGAGATTGGACCGGCAGCTTCGCGAGGACTTCCCGCCAGCGCTTCGAAAAGGCTTCTACCGAATCGACGAGCTTGAGAGTTTCGATTCCAGATTTCTGTCCAGAAAGCGCCTCCGCCAACTGGCCCAGTCGTTCCCCTAGCGAAGGAAACACTACCTCCCGGGCAACCTTCTCCACCGCCGCTATGTCGCCGATTCGCAGTTCTGCTCCAGGTGGCGCATTGCCATTCCAGCCACCCAGATACCACTCGTCTCGCCATGACAAGAGTGAAGCGGATACTCCGATCGGATCGACAGCGAACGATGCATGATAGAAGCGCTCTGGCGTATCGCAACGCTTGAGACATTCACGATACTGGGTGATTCGTTGTGCCTGCGTGCATTCCGCACGCGGCAATCCAACCCTCGTCTCAAGGAGGTTCAACAATCCTAGGGGGCCAAGAACAGGCTCCCCCAATCGATTGGCCGGGCGCCAGCCGTGTTCACCATCCAAGTGGAGTCCGAACACGACTTTCATCAGAACAACTCAGCCATAAGAAAATGAAATCCAGATTGCCTTAACTACCGAGAGCCACTGGCGAGAAAGAACGAAAAATACTCCACTATTTGCTGCTCATCGATAATTGTGCAACGTGGCACGTTTCACCGCTCAGAATACTTCCATTCGCAAACGAAGTCACTCTCTATCCAGTTCTCCGAGTTGGACTTGCAGGAACAACAACGACACCACATCTATTCCTGTTGGCGGTTTACCGGAGCCGCGCTAGATTGCTTTCTTTACTACATGCCTCCGTTATCCCGGCATCTCCACCTGCAGGTGGGATATGTTGCCGCACCATCGGCTGCCCATACGCCAGGCAGTTTGAGCGATTTGCCAGGCAGACACTGAAGCAACCGGTCATTCCGATTTCAGTTGGGCAGTGCGATGCATCGCGATGGCCGGATTGGGTTCAAGGACTGTGACGTCCAGAGAGATGCGATAGCCGCTCACTTCAGATTGATCAAGTCCAGCCGCATGAGCGTAGCACAGGGCGGTGTATTACCTTAGGACCGGTCTCGCTCCGGCGAACGAGTCTTTAGAACGCCCCGCGACCGCTCACTCAAGTAGCGGACAAGGTCTGCGGCCAGTTGCCGATCCTCCCCACGGTCTGACCGGGCTAACGTCCGCATCACCTGCTCATAATTCCGCATGACGTCCTGGGTTCGTCCAGGTCGGCGCGTGGTGCGTTTCAGTCGCTCCAACGTCTCCCCTTTCCTACTCACCTCATGCAGGTGCCGCACCGTCCAACGTTCATGCGTCGTGCGGTGAATCCGGCTCGTAGTGGTGGCCTCGATGCCATGCTCGCGTAAGGCTTCCGCAAACCCCTCCCGCCAACGTTGCAGATCGGCCTTTCTCGGATTCAAGCGGACCCCATCGAGGCCTGCTGCTTTCACTGTAAGATGCACATGTGGATGCGGAGAGGGGTGCGGATCTGGATCGGTCTCAAACGTGTGCAGCACCATCGCGTACTGAAACCCTGAGAACTCCCGCATCGCAAAGTCACGGGCCGCGCGTTGAACAGACAACGGATCGGTGCGTGTCGGCATGGAGAGGACGAGATGAAAGGCATCGCGCATGGTCGAATTTGCCGCGATCGGCATCCCTCCATCCCGCCATTCGTCTTTCAGATCGGCCACTGCCTCCTTCCCGAGAATCACCTGACCGTCTTGATCTTCGATCTCGAGAAGCCCATCGCGCGAAATGTAGGTGAGGTTGTTCGAGATGCCCTTCATCCCTTTCGGCGCCCTGACGAGTTTCACCACGACTTGGGGTGAACGCCGAACCATCGCTTGTAATTTCCGCCGCACATAGGTCGCCCGAGCCTGTGACGTGCTAAGCCGTCCGCCGGTACTCACGCGCTTGGCGGAACTCAGACGAACACTCCTGCTGGACCTCGGTCGTGGGAGGGTCTCCGTTGAGACATTGAAGAGCCGACTCCCCCACTCATCGAGCTTCTCGTCAATCTGGTTGGTTGGCGGGGTCATTGGAGGTGCCAGCGCTCCACGGTCCCGCGTAAGACATCGGACACTTTCTTCGTATGGGCCTGGATGACGCGAGATAGTTCGGTGATGACTTCGACCCGAAAGGCGGTCCGATTCTGAGGCGCGGTATTCAAGACTTTTGCAATCTGGTTCAGGTTCCTGCCCAAAGCCAGCAGTTGTTGGTTCGAGCGGGCCAATGTCTCCAATTCCGGCTGTCCGACCTGCGGTTGCCCGGTCAACTTGGTGCGCACCATTGCCACCACCCATTTCGTCGGCACGTAACCTTCGTGACCGGCCATCTTCTTCAGGGCGGCGAGCTCTGAGGTCGTCAGGTTCAGTTCGATGCGAGCGGTCGCTCGTTCTCGCTTTGGGATGGCGCGACTCCGAGTCATCGGGGCCCGCGTCGCTCGCCGGTCCATGGCCTGCCGAAGGGCGTTCCGGAATGCATGGCTCGGAGTGATACCTTGCTGCTCACACCAGGCCTGCCATGGCGCTTTGAGTTCACCCAAATCCACCGTGACCGTGGTCGTCCGTTTCGCCCGCTGCCCCATCAGCTCACCTGCACCAGCCCAAATTGAGACACCCAACTCCCCTCACCGACCTGTGGCTGATTCCGGTCATGAGGGATCAAAGCACAATACGCACAAGAATACGATAAACCCAGAATGTAAGACAACTACGGGCAACAGCCATATCCTGAAAACCTCTTACAACCTCTTAAAATCGGTCTTACATCATACCTATGCCGACACAGACCAAGACCAGGGATCAACCGCTCACGCCGTGCGAAAGACGCCCGAAACGGGCTCGGATCAGTCGCTCAGTGGAGCCTCCGGCAAGGTGGGCTGGCTGGCATTGGGAGTCGGCTTGTCCGGTTTCCAGCAATTCGGGGTCCCCCATATGAGGCGGATTCTCTTCTTGATATCCTG
It encodes the following:
- a CDS encoding relaxase/mobilization nuclease domain-containing protein → MTPPTNQIDEKLDEWGSRLFNVSTETLPRPRSSRSVRLSSAKRVSTGGRLSTSQARATYVRRKLQAMVRRSPQVVVKLVRAPKGMKGISNNLTYISRDGLLEIEDQDGQVILGKEAVADLKDEWRDGGMPIAANSTMRDAFHLVLSMPTRTDPLSVQRAARDFAMREFSGFQYAMVLHTFETDPDPHPSPHPHVHLTVKAAGLDGVRLNPRKADLQRWREGFAEALREHGIEATTTSRIHRTTHERWTVRHLHEVSRKGETLERLKRTTRRPGRTQDVMRNYEQVMRTLARSDRGEDRQLAADLVRYLSERSRGVLKTRSPERDRS
- a CDS encoding PD-(D/E)XK nuclease family protein yields the protein MKVVFGLHLDGEHGWRPANRLGEPVLGPLGLLNLLETRVGLPRAECTQAQRITQYRECLKRCDTPERFYHASFAVDPIGVSASLLSWRDEWYLGGWNGNAPPGAELRIGDIAAVEKVAREVVFPSLGERLGQLAEALSGQKSGIETLKLVDSVEAFSKRWREVLAKLPVQSPRAYEPQASEHTVLGKLQRVLKVAHEGKKPNGKVAWSDDGSLRVVCAETSLLAARWVAQLLTAHQQEVAIVAEHDGSLLDATFNAADVPRQGCQDSSPLVPALQVLPLALAIIWEPLDVYALLEFLSHPIGPVPGYVRRRLAEVIAETPGIGGPRWRETIDHLERQYPDRVAEIRDSLAGWIEHPRYSPMQGAPIATVLERIWRVRDYFQAGMYDQDSVLSLANATGYRQAMAVAASLEALAAQGETSIKPVAIETLVAHCTGRGAPNFAMHAQVGCVPSASNPAAVIEPFDQVIWWQMGAPSLPNRYPWSRRELDMLARAGVELPPLDKVLAHQSHDWLRPILSVRKQLVLVLPPPGVEVHPIWLEIQGLISDLRPEPLEVLVNGHAGKDLQQVAHVPLPQRRRWWQLPREVAIARRPSESYSSLNLFLNAPHQWVLKYAARLNPSNLLAVTDENRLYGNLAHRIVDRFFHVGNAHELHGDALAGWLLQEFESVVAEEGAVLLMPGRRMDREWLRAALGRALEEIQRQFSAAGIVVVESERSLTGKFAGGNLEGQADLVVRKQAGGQAIVDMKWAGANTHKDRLAKNRHLQLALYAELLRQETGTWPEVAYFILEASRLLAPDATFFPQAQTVQSNSTGTTQQLWDQLVATWRWRRSQIDGGKIEIAVEDIEPTPDSEAPPGALVPEALSEEYDEYRWLVGWEN
- a CDS encoding UvrD-helicase domain-containing protein, whose product is MAGRITFVSAGAGSGKTYRLTQILHEKLSSEQVSPSGVIATTFTRKAATELRERVRIALLENGEVTLANSMGQARIGTVNSVSGGLLERFAFEAGLAPVQRVLEEAQAGALVREALDAVSDTETLQRINSPARRLGIDDWDEKLKLLIDQARANDIAPDRCATFGARNAKDLLTHLPAPSVEDLDAALVRTIERVLPELDQRATGKKNTAEYMTLARETMRAVKNGNTTWADWVKLSKAAPESGLKTQAQPVTDIAGRFAAHPKLREDIVEYLSAIFRLGAKTLEAYAQRKRELGVLDFVDQEHLFLGLLENPSVREVLSEELELLLVDEFQDTSPIQLEIFVRLSRIARETVWVGDVKQAIYGFRGSDGELMKAVIGRLSSLGGTKEILGQSRRSRPSLVRLVNAAFGEVFSPGFSRNEVELTPVRDEKVQDPPFAGWTLNGKNAEERAAALAEGIKALVGSGYCIVDPKTGSPRAAHFGDFAVLCKTNDRVQTVAEALRAASVPWATQQSGLLSTPEAVLALACLRRLNDPRDTLASAEILSLADCEEPEAWLSDRLQYLEKDGDKARWRDEGKGGHPLLTRIAELRAQASLLSPYAAMELIITQCDLAGRVLRWRRDELVARVRLANLDALRNLARSYEETCLARREPAALSGLILWFGEQARGKLDILAEPPVDAVKVMTHHAAKGLEWPIVILLDLEKDIQDRLWSVSARSDVDLDVAAPLKDRWIRYWPWPFGAQQKVDIADRIAQSPEGVRLRAEAIDEAKRLLYVSMTRARDCLVFGLPAKRGSCEWLGSLNAPWLAPDAATDSIVLPDDSKIPFQFRSLQAPSAMAATMEPDTALRWFPVPDSRTERLPAVFLASASVSQPCKVMETLSLGERIKLKAEIDMTALGNAVHACMATAFTDPQTTLDETRVTRILDGFGLASAIDPTELGRQIKAIETWVAARWPDCRRHAEITIESVLFNGQILQGRIDLLLEVPEGWVVLDHKANPASRDKWNDVASEHSGQLSCYTEALVRVTGRSVRESWLVLPVAAGAVRIAIGE